The Lacipirellula parvula genome window below encodes:
- a CDS encoding discoidin domain-containing protein, with amino-acid sequence MPQTKKSFLHITACLAIVATASSGAFGAVVANNEFNLGPEGGTGLYTPTFPSGGSSITDLLNGKLPSNNVGNFQQEGSTGVAALTNGSVQTAYGNGGAESPHAAYATAGAGQSVTYTLGGVYNLSSIVIYGGWNDGGRDAQHYNILTSTDAGLNYTLLTTYDNSPGQTTATPVPVSQRTAFTENALPNLAVNVTNIKVEFLSVENGYTGYTEIDVFGNQLFAPGDANRNGVVDINDFFVISNNFSKVPSSPGLDGDIVVDNLVDVLDFRLWKNSVPAEVAALAANFGVPEPSSLALAGAGLALLAARRRRG; translated from the coding sequence ATGCCGCAGACTAAGAAAAGCTTCCTTCACATAACCGCCTGCCTCGCGATTGTCGCCACGGCGTCTAGCGGAGCGTTCGGCGCCGTCGTCGCCAATAATGAATTCAACCTCGGTCCGGAAGGCGGGACAGGGCTTTACACGCCGACGTTCCCGTCGGGCGGCTCTTCGATCACCGATCTGCTCAACGGCAAGTTGCCGAGCAACAACGTCGGCAATTTTCAGCAGGAAGGTTCCACCGGCGTCGCCGCGTTGACGAATGGTTCCGTGCAAACGGCGTACGGCAATGGCGGAGCGGAGAGCCCTCACGCCGCCTACGCAACGGCTGGCGCCGGGCAATCGGTAACATACACCCTGGGGGGCGTTTATAACCTCTCGTCGATCGTGATCTACGGCGGCTGGAACGATGGCGGCCGCGATGCTCAGCACTACAACATCTTGACCTCGACCGATGCGGGCTTGAACTACACCCTGCTGACGACCTACGACAACAGCCCGGGTCAAACCACCGCGACGCCAGTGCCCGTCTCGCAGCGAACGGCGTTCACCGAGAACGCTCTGCCGAACCTCGCCGTCAACGTCACGAATATCAAGGTCGAGTTCTTGAGCGTTGAGAACGGCTACACGGGCTACACCGAAATCGACGTCTTCGGCAACCAGCTGTTCGCGCCTGGCGACGCCAATCGCAACGGCGTCGTCGATATCAACGACTTCTTCGTGATCAGCAATAACTTCTCGAAGGTTCCCTCCTCGCCTGGTCTGGACGGCGACATCGTCGTCGACAATCTCGTCGACGTTCTCGACTTCCGGCTGTGGAAGAACAGCGTCCCCGCCGAAGTGGCGGCGCTCGCCGCGAACTTCGGCGTTCCGGAACCATCGTCTCTCGCCCTGGCCGGCGCCGGCTTGGCTCTGCTCGCTGCTCGCCGCCGTCGAGGCTGA
- a CDS encoding PEP-CTERM sorting domain-containing protein encodes MNYCTRISLIALLLCVGWGRTAIGQEGTANSWVGTNGDWAVGSNWSAGELPDGVGFDEYASISNGGTANVTSPIPFQPGQVILAIEDGSTGSVVIGNGGTLTTVDRPATSGEFNVGYAATGTGNLTVQPGGTLNIATNLYLTGAPASSITLGGAGAGVTAVNIGFAANFGRNLRVIGPNVNLSALSVNFQAESTFTAQITGATHSALKSTNVANLGGKLKLEFSGVTPTLGSSWNLIDASSFAGQFSSIDASAAPALPFGQVYEFNTVAGGGSTNGMYGRVSVAQKLVLNVNRSTGAVSMATGPGTVSIDGYAIKSAQGSLSPAGWNSLQAQGVSDWRRSPQVGTSKQLIELKPTGSTAITSATPRALGNAFAYPAATQFGVEWEDLTFEYYTPDGKVTQGLINYTGTKRHNNLVLVVDPATGNAQVLNQSNLSVNIDGYKITSTSGSLLPANGKWLSLDDDNRLGGDWRESNASVNQLAELKPTGSSQMAGGATFLSMGQMFKTVGAGGTQDLVFEYLFPGESAFRQGVVVYGTLTTPSLAADFNHDNTVNGLDLTVWKGAFGTGAGGDADGDNDSDGADFLIWQRQFGQSVTPSTTTAAAVPEPATLALLGLGAIGLAVCSRRSGGESH; translated from the coding sequence ATGAACTATTGCACACGCATCTCTCTGATCGCATTACTGCTGTGCGTCGGATGGGGCCGCACAGCCATCGGACAAGAAGGCACGGCTAACTCATGGGTTGGAACCAACGGCGATTGGGCCGTCGGCTCGAATTGGTCTGCCGGTGAACTTCCCGACGGCGTCGGCTTCGACGAATACGCGAGCATCAGCAACGGCGGCACGGCCAACGTCACCTCGCCGATCCCCTTTCAACCGGGACAAGTGATCCTCGCGATCGAAGATGGAAGTACGGGGAGCGTCGTCATTGGCAACGGCGGCACACTGACGACCGTTGATCGCCCCGCCACGAGCGGCGAGTTTAACGTCGGCTACGCGGCAACGGGAACCGGAAATCTCACCGTTCAGCCCGGCGGAACGCTGAACATCGCGACGAACCTGTACCTCACCGGCGCGCCGGCGAGCAGCATCACCCTCGGCGGCGCCGGAGCGGGCGTCACGGCAGTGAACATCGGGTTCGCGGCCAACTTCGGCCGCAATCTGCGCGTCATCGGGCCGAACGTCAATCTTTCAGCGCTCTCGGTAAACTTCCAAGCGGAAAGCACGTTTACCGCTCAGATCACCGGCGCCACGCACTCGGCGCTAAAATCGACGAACGTGGCAAATCTTGGCGGTAAGCTGAAACTGGAATTCTCGGGCGTAACGCCGACGCTCGGCAGCAGCTGGAATCTGATTGACGCATCGTCATTCGCCGGTCAGTTCTCGTCGATCGACGCCTCCGCGGCTCCGGCGTTGCCGTTTGGCCAAGTCTACGAGTTCAATACGGTCGCCGGCGGCGGCAGCACGAACGGCATGTATGGCCGCGTCTCGGTGGCTCAGAAGCTTGTGCTGAACGTCAACCGCAGCACGGGCGCCGTGTCGATGGCCACCGGCCCGGGAACGGTTTCGATCGACGGCTACGCAATCAAGTCGGCCCAAGGATCGCTTTCGCCCGCGGGTTGGAACAGCCTGCAAGCCCAGGGCGTCAGCGATTGGCGTCGGTCGCCGCAAGTCGGCACGTCCAAGCAACTCATCGAGTTGAAACCCACGGGCTCGACGGCGATCACCTCCGCGACGCCGCGAGCGCTGGGCAACGCCTTTGCCTACCCTGCAGCGACGCAGTTCGGCGTTGAATGGGAGGATCTGACGTTCGAGTATTACACCCCGGACGGCAAGGTAACGCAGGGGCTGATCAATTACACCGGCACGAAGCGTCACAACAACTTGGTGCTCGTCGTCGATCCGGCGACCGGCAATGCTCAGGTTTTAAATCAGTCGAATCTCTCGGTGAACATCGACGGCTACAAGATCACGTCGACCAGCGGGTCGCTGCTGCCGGCAAACGGGAAGTGGCTGAGCCTGGACGACGACAACCGCCTGGGCGGCGATTGGCGCGAGTCAAACGCGAGCGTCAATCAGCTCGCGGAGCTGAAGCCGACCGGCTCTTCACAAATGGCGGGCGGAGCGACCTTCCTGTCGATGGGCCAGATGTTCAAAACCGTCGGCGCCGGCGGAACGCAAGACCTCGTCTTCGAGTACCTCTTCCCCGGCGAGTCGGCGTTCCGGCAGGGAGTCGTCGTCTATGGAACGCTCACAACGCCCAGCTTGGCTGCCGACTTCAACCACGACAACACGGTCAACGGCCTCGACCTCACTGTATGGAAGGGCGCCTTTGGAACCGGCGCCGGGGGCGACGCCGACGGCGATAACGACAGCGACGGCGCCGACTTCCTGATCTGGCAGCGGCAGTTCGGACAAAGCGTCACGCCGAGTACGACAACCGCCGCGGCGGTTCCTGAACCAGCGACGCTTGCGTTGCTTGGACTGGGAGCAATTGGCTTGGCCGTTTGCTCGCGCCGCAGTGGCGGGGAATCGCATTGA
- a CDS encoding sigma-70 family RNA polymerase sigma factor, protein MFLIGKEYAAYDDAFEAPFLRFIPQTERAALVEKPSAQPDAPEEIDWAAESANLFAELLRESHRDLFVFIYALVQNRADAEDVYQQTTMVLWSKFAEFKPGTNFAAWATRVAHLTARHFIRSRRRQHLYFSDEILDSLREVYRPQGPEHHATRMEALAICMEKLPPRDRSLINRCYAGNNDVAEIAVTESRTVASIYQAIYRIRKNLFGCVQRTLATENR, encoded by the coding sequence ATGTTCTTGATAGGCAAGGAGTACGCAGCGTACGACGATGCCTTCGAGGCCCCTTTTCTGCGCTTCATTCCGCAAACGGAGCGTGCCGCTTTGGTCGAGAAACCGTCTGCTCAGCCAGATGCTCCCGAGGAAATCGATTGGGCTGCTGAAAGCGCCAATCTGTTTGCGGAACTGCTGCGCGAGAGCCATCGCGACCTGTTCGTGTTCATTTACGCCCTCGTCCAGAACCGGGCTGATGCCGAAGACGTCTACCAGCAAACCACGATGGTGCTCTGGAGCAAGTTTGCGGAATTCAAGCCCGGCACGAATTTTGCCGCCTGGGCGACGCGCGTGGCGCACCTCACGGCACGGCACTTTATTCGATCGCGGCGGCGGCAGCATCTTTACTTCAGCGACGAGATTCTCGACTCTCTACGAGAAGTCTACCGTCCGCAGGGTCCCGAGCACCACGCGACTCGAATGGAAGCATTAGCAATCTGCATGGAAAAACTTCCGCCGCGAGACCGCAGTCTCATCAATCGATGCTACGCGGGGAACAACGACGTTGCAGAAATTGCCGTAACGGAGAGTCGTACTGTCGCCTCAATTTATCAGGCGATCTACCGCATCCGCAAAAATCTATTCGGCTGCGTTCAGCGAACCCTAGCAACGGAGAACCGCTAG
- a CDS encoding FecR domain-containing protein → MPLPRHDADELFRLLSLQWDDACPPEVLARIEQIARTHGDSAIELILEYSALHADIDAVVASSQAFDRAIEGIEQTRRKPRKLASPQHVAAARAEKPRGVQISKWQAVFVMAASLLLAVGGSYWLDPHVRQERASMGMGGVPMILRPPQTVACVTRLTNATWAHSLVLKEGQTLKEHQRLELLTGAAQLSMACGAEIVLKAPCTIRLRSDDFVYLEAGDLTAEVAKWATGFVVDTKGLRITDLGTRFAVSAGPSGIAEAHVLEGEVLAEPMKTHRPKQSSMLLNAGEAIRVSLQKATIDQILAESDRFVSRLKQFRPLRPIQLRNTGISLSVGQDDPHWTVTAGDPAYGPYPHPAIITEGDPSYLDNMPDGSQWISVKRDVWPGIPTSSTHTFETRFNLNGYDPATVYIIGSFLVDNSISEIRINGKPVDFNRWVTTWDVHDFESFHTIEILDGFVAGENVIAVDVFNTPSHPDNPELPNPMGLRVEWQAFGCEAEPAATPAPSVAGFEVFLRQAENLFAGVKIM, encoded by the coding sequence ATGCCGCTGCCACGCCACGACGCCGATGAGTTATTTCGCCTGCTAAGCCTGCAATGGGACGATGCTTGCCCGCCGGAAGTGCTGGCGAGGATTGAGCAGATTGCACGAACCCACGGCGATTCGGCGATCGAATTGATCCTCGAATACAGCGCCTTGCACGCCGACATCGATGCGGTGGTTGCTTCCTCCCAGGCGTTCGATCGAGCCATCGAGGGAATCGAACAAACGCGGCGCAAGCCGCGCAAGCTGGCTTCGCCGCAGCATGTCGCCGCCGCCCGAGCGGAAAAGCCGCGTGGCGTACAGATTTCGAAATGGCAAGCCGTCTTCGTAATGGCGGCCAGTCTGCTGCTGGCCGTGGGAGGATCGTATTGGCTTGATCCGCACGTGCGGCAAGAGCGGGCCTCGATGGGAATGGGCGGCGTGCCGATGATTTTGCGACCGCCGCAAACCGTCGCCTGCGTGACGCGCCTGACGAACGCTACTTGGGCTCATTCCTTGGTGTTGAAGGAAGGGCAAACGCTCAAGGAGCACCAAAGACTGGAATTGCTCACCGGCGCTGCACAACTCAGCATGGCCTGTGGCGCGGAAATCGTGCTCAAGGCTCCCTGCACGATCAGGCTCCGTTCCGACGACTTCGTCTATCTCGAAGCGGGAGACCTCACCGCCGAAGTTGCGAAGTGGGCGACCGGCTTCGTCGTCGACACGAAGGGACTGCGCATCACCGATCTAGGAACTCGCTTCGCCGTTTCGGCCGGCCCTTCGGGAATCGCCGAAGCGCATGTGCTCGAGGGCGAAGTGCTCGCCGAGCCGATGAAGACGCATCGCCCCAAACAGTCGTCGATGCTGCTCAACGCCGGCGAAGCCATTCGCGTGAGCTTGCAAAAAGCAACCATCGACCAAATTCTCGCGGAGAGCGACCGCTTTGTGAGCCGGCTCAAGCAATTCCGTCCGCTGCGACCGATCCAGCTTCGTAACACGGGAATCTCGCTCAGCGTCGGCCAGGACGATCCGCACTGGACGGTCACGGCGGGAGATCCCGCATACGGTCCATACCCGCATCCGGCAATCATTACGGAAGGCGACCCCAGCTACCTCGACAACATGCCGGACGGTTCTCAGTGGATCTCCGTTAAAAGAGACGTCTGGCCGGGCATCCCGACCTCGTCGACTCACACGTTCGAGACCCGTTTCAACTTGAACGGCTACGATCCAGCAACCGTCTACATCATCGGCTCATTCCTAGTCGACAATTCGATTAGCGAAATACGGATCAACGGCAAGCCGGTAGACTTCAATCGCTGGGTCACCACATGGGACGTCCATGATTTTGAAAGCTTCCATACGATCGAGATCCTCGACGGATTTGTCGCGGGCGAGAATGTCATTGCGGTCGACGTGTTCAACACGCCTTCGCACCCCGATAATCCAGAGTTGCCGAATCCGATGGGGCTGCGGGTCGAGTGGCAAGCGTTTGGCTGCGAAGCCGAGCCGGCGGCGACTCCGGCGCCCAGCGTCGCTGGATTCGAAGTTTTCCTGCGACAAGCGGAAAATCTGTTTGCGGGCGTGAAGATTATGTGA
- a CDS encoding DUF1559 domain-containing protein, translating into MKMRTHRKCSNSAFTLVELLVVIAIIGVLVALLLPAVQAAREAARRSQCVNQLKQWGLSMQMHHDSKLQLPYGATFPDTVYKRPRQTWVVRLWPFIEQGNLSRQFDLKTDFELPPMTIAGTLNGLTGQFVPLYYCPSDVTGSDQILGNYQRRRGNYVINWGNATFGGAFRDNELVGFPGIAPFSHVNGRIAEPVDTSFALITDGTSNTLLMSEYLIPTSPEDNDWRADIHNNEGVQRFHTLQTPNSSAPDVIANGWFQDNGDPAMPAIAGTITRQQNAARSRHNGGVNALHCDGSVAFYADGIAANVWQALGTMNGGEAASQN; encoded by the coding sequence ATGAAAATGCGCACACACCGGAAGTGTTCAAACTCAGCGTTCACGCTGGTCGAACTGCTAGTCGTGATTGCCATCATTGGCGTCCTCGTCGCGTTGCTATTGCCAGCGGTGCAGGCGGCACGAGAAGCCGCGAGGCGCTCGCAGTGCGTCAACCAGCTGAAGCAATGGGGCCTCTCGATGCAGATGCATCACGATTCAAAATTGCAACTCCCCTACGGCGCCACTTTCCCTGATACGGTTTACAAACGTCCCCGCCAAACCTGGGTCGTGCGACTCTGGCCATTCATCGAACAAGGCAACCTCTCGCGTCAATTCGATTTGAAGACCGACTTCGAGCTGCCGCCGATGACGATCGCCGGCACGCTGAATGGCCTGACGGGGCAGTTCGTCCCACTCTACTACTGCCCGAGCGACGTAACTGGCAGCGACCAGATCCTTGGCAACTACCAGCGGCGACGCGGGAACTACGTAATCAATTGGGGGAACGCGACGTTCGGTGGAGCGTTCCGGGACAACGAGCTCGTTGGATTTCCAGGAATCGCCCCCTTCTCGCATGTGAACGGTCGCATTGCGGAGCCTGTTGATACGTCGTTTGCTCTCATCACCGATGGCACGAGCAACACGCTGCTGATGTCCGAGTATTTGATTCCGACCAGCCCGGAAGACAACGACTGGCGCGCCGACATTCACAACAACGAGGGCGTGCAGCGCTTCCACACCCTCCAGACGCCTAATTCTTCCGCCCCCGACGTGATCGCGAACGGCTGGTTCCAGGACAACGGCGATCCCGCCATGCCGGCGATCGCGGGCACGATCACCCGGCAGCAAAACGCCGCGCGAAGCCGACACAACGGCGGCGTCAACGCGCTGCATTGCGACGGTTCGGTCGCCTTCTACGCCGACGGCATCGCCGCCAATGTATGGCAGGCGCTCGGCACGATGAACGGCGGAGAAGCCGCCTCGCAGAATTGA